In one Desulfoferula mesophila genomic region, the following are encoded:
- a CDS encoding FAD binding domain-containing protein: MSRFLTPATLPEALEALARPGAKVLAGGTDLMIALRQARLEGAALPELLVDVTRLPELKRLELDGSACYLGAGLTFRYLEESPEVNRRLPVLAQAASKVGCQQIRQTGTIGGNVANGSPAADSLSALVALDAVAEIASQEGVRHCPLPELITAPNRTTLAPGELILGYAVSPPPEPEGQVFLKVGRRHEVAVARLNLAACLDRAMNDPRVVLGSCFPSPRRLTDVEELVKSGEPGPALWQAAGDKAAGHFTDVCGWRSSATYKVPAITRITARALSLAWAGLEERS; encoded by the coding sequence ATGAGCCGCTTCCTGACCCCCGCCACGCTGCCCGAGGCCCTGGAGGCCCTGGCCCGGCCCGGCGCTAAGGTCTTGGCCGGAGGCACCGACCTGATGATCGCCCTGCGCCAGGCCCGCCTGGAAGGCGCGGCCCTGCCCGAGTTGCTGGTGGACGTGACCCGCCTGCCCGAGCTGAAGCGCCTGGAGCTGGACGGCTCCGCCTGCTACCTGGGGGCTGGTTTGACGTTCCGCTATCTGGAAGAAAGCCCGGAGGTGAACCGCCGCCTGCCGGTTTTGGCCCAGGCCGCCTCCAAGGTGGGCTGCCAACAGATTCGCCAGACCGGCACCATCGGGGGCAACGTGGCCAACGGCTCCCCGGCGGCGGACAGCCTCAGCGCCCTGGTGGCCCTGGACGCGGTGGCCGAGATCGCCTCCCAGGAGGGGGTGCGCCACTGCCCCTTGCCCGAGCTGATCACCGCGCCCAACCGGACCACGCTGGCCCCCGGCGAGCTGATCCTGGGCTACGCCGTCAGCCCGCCCCCCGAGCCCGAAGGCCAGGTGTTCCTCAAGGTGGGCCGCCGCCACGAGGTGGCGGTGGCGCGGCTCAACCTGGCCGCCTGCCTGGACCGCGCCATGAACGACCCCCGGGTGGTGCTGGGCTCCTGCTTTCCCTCTCCCCGCCGCCTGACCGACGTGGAGGAGCTTGTCAAGAGCGGCGAGCCGGGCCCCGCGCTTTGGCAGGCCGCCGGCGACAAGGCGGCCGGCCACTTCACCGACGTGTGCGGCTGGCGCTCATCGGCCACCTACAAGGTCCCGGCCATCACCCGGATAACCGCCCGGGCCCTAAGCCTGGCCTGGGCCGGCCTGGAGGAGCGCTCATGA
- a CDS encoding TRAP transporter substrate-binding protein: MRKSAWLLGLFAALMICFGGFTGAKAADEKKSIHIKFSTWHPPMSREVKTVWIPMLEELKKRSNGRITYTLYAGGALGKGPEHFDIVKNGLADMGYFTATWTPGRFPLTDVLSMASWVDGKDLAANIGNQVYEKALQEEFKGVKVLELNGCIQSFLWTTKPVHTLEDLKGLKIRTPGGMQTGYIKSLGAQPVFMPLGDVYLAMETGTIDGLVTCPPLVLAFKLYEVAKYGVKATFGCVSEGVIMNEKFWNNTPPDLQKIIVEVVGNPFATTHGLDKKTYAQMITEIQGKGVKLYTLPPKEEERWFTRFQEVTRKWVAEMEKQGKPAKEAVMMYTKIVEQAGSKCVAAPPEWHTDGKK, from the coding sequence ATGAGAAAGTCTGCTTGGTTGTTGGGCCTGTTCGCGGCGCTCATGATCTGCTTCGGCGGATTCACCGGCGCCAAGGCGGCTGACGAGAAAAAGAGCATCCATATCAAGTTCTCCACCTGGCATCCCCCGATGAGCCGCGAGGTGAAAACCGTATGGATTCCCATGCTGGAGGAACTCAAGAAACGCAGCAACGGCCGCATCACCTATACCCTCTATGCCGGCGGCGCCTTGGGCAAGGGCCCCGAGCACTTTGACATCGTCAAAAACGGCCTGGCCGACATGGGCTACTTTACCGCCACCTGGACCCCGGGCCGCTTCCCCCTCACCGACGTGCTGTCCATGGCAAGTTGGGTGGACGGCAAGGACCTGGCCGCCAACATCGGCAACCAGGTATACGAAAAGGCCCTGCAGGAAGAGTTCAAGGGCGTCAAGGTGCTGGAACTCAACGGCTGCATCCAGTCCTTCCTGTGGACCACCAAGCCGGTGCACACCCTGGAAGACCTGAAGGGCCTGAAGATCCGCACCCCCGGCGGCATGCAGACCGGCTACATCAAGTCCCTGGGCGCCCAGCCCGTGTTCATGCCCTTGGGCGACGTTTACCTGGCCATGGAGACCGGCACCATCGACGGTCTGGTCACCTGCCCCCCGCTGGTTCTGGCCTTCAAGCTCTATGAAGTGGCCAAGTACGGCGTCAAGGCCACCTTCGGCTGCGTGTCCGAAGGCGTGATCATGAACGAGAAGTTCTGGAACAACACTCCCCCGGATCTGCAGAAGATCATCGTGGAGGTGGTGGGCAACCCCTTCGCCACCACCCACGGTCTGGACAAGAAGACCTACGCCCAGATGATCACCGAGATCCAGGGCAAGGGCGTGAAGCTCTACACCCTGCCTCCCAAGGAGGAAGAGCGCTGGTTCACCCGCTTCCAGGAGGTCACCCGCAAGTGGGTGGCTGAAATGGAAAAGCAGGGCAAGCCCGCCAAGGAAGCCGTGATGATGTACACCAAGATCGTGGAGCAGGCCGGTTCCAAGTGCGTGGCCGCGCCCCCCGAGTGGCACACCGACGGAAAGAAGTAA
- a CDS encoding amino acid synthesis family protein has product MQIRKLVTIVEETLQEAGRDIKPATRKAAAIAVIHNPFAHEYAEDLSELMNIGEQLGDLLGNKAREALGIAPEQCESYGKAAIIGLDGELEHGAAILHPKLGAPFRKALGRGLALIPSVKKRGPAGCTIDVPLNHKDAAFIRSHFDGMTVNLEDAPLPDEILVALVVTDSGRPLPRIGGLTTADAKYEDGLR; this is encoded by the coding sequence ATGCAGATTCGCAAGCTGGTGACCATAGTGGAGGAGACCCTGCAGGAGGCGGGCCGCGACATCAAGCCCGCCACCCGCAAAGCGGCGGCCATCGCGGTTATCCACAACCCCTTTGCCCACGAATACGCCGAGGACCTCAGCGAGCTGATGAACATCGGTGAACAGTTGGGCGACCTTTTGGGCAACAAGGCCCGCGAGGCCCTGGGCATCGCCCCCGAGCAATGCGAGAGCTACGGCAAGGCGGCCATAATCGGCCTGGACGGCGAGTTGGAGCACGGCGCGGCCATCCTGCACCCCAAGCTGGGCGCCCCCTTCCGCAAGGCCTTGGGCCGGGGCCTGGCCCTGATACCCTCGGTAAAAAAGCGCGGCCCGGCCGGATGCACCATCGACGTGCCCCTGAACCACAAGGACGCGGCTTTCATCCGTTCGCACTTTGACGGCATGACCGTGAACCTGGAAGACGCTCCCCTGCCCGACGAGATCCTGGTGGCCCTGGTGGTCACCGATTCCGGCCGTCCCCTGCCCCGCATCGGCGGCCTTACCACCGCAGACGCCAAGTACGAGGACGGCCTGCGTTAG
- a CDS encoding (2Fe-2S)-binding protein translates to MALNFTLNGHKVSLEDVPGEATLLEVLRGRLGLLGAKEGCGVGECGACTVLLDGKAVDSCLTAAWQAAGRQVATVEGLAVGDELHPMQKGFVETGAVQCGFCTPGMILTALDLVEQSPEPSDEQIRRALSGNLCRCTGYHDVVRAVRRGAKYMRGEGEEA, encoded by the coding sequence GTGGCGCTCAACTTCACTCTTAACGGCCATAAGGTGAGCCTGGAGGACGTGCCGGGCGAAGCCACCCTGTTGGAAGTGCTGCGCGGCCGCCTGGGCCTGTTGGGGGCCAAGGAGGGCTGCGGAGTGGGGGAGTGCGGCGCCTGCACCGTGCTCTTGGACGGCAAGGCCGTGGACTCCTGTCTAACCGCCGCCTGGCAGGCCGCCGGACGCCAAGTCGCCACCGTGGAGGGCTTGGCCGTCGGCGACGAGCTGCATCCCATGCAAAAAGGCTTCGTGGAAACCGGCGCGGTGCAGTGCGGCTTTTGCACGCCGGGCATGATCCTCACCGCCCTGGATTTGGTGGAGCAGAGCCCCGAGCCCAGCGACGAGCAGATACGCCGGGCCTTGTCGGGCAACCTGTGCCGCTGCACCGGTTACCATGACGTGGTGCGCGCCGTGCGCCGGGGAGCCAAGTACATGCGCGGAGAAGGGGAGGAGGCATGA
- a CDS encoding xanthine dehydrogenase family protein molybdopterin-binding subunit — translation MSLGQSLIRLGTEAKVRGETRYGFDMPQDGDLQIACVRAPKAPARIVSIDARGAEALPGVVRVFTAADVPGEHRLGIIAVTQDQEFLAHETVRQPYQCVAFVVAETLEAARAGARAVEVEYDFSPGVYSFDEALAPEAPLVQPEHPGGNLLRENKVRKGDAEAALKDAAVVVEATYTTERLEHCAIEVEGGRAWWEDGKVVVKACSQNPHYDQADLARFLGVDADKVRVIQAETGGGFGGKLDLSLQPFLALAVWHLKRPVSLRYSREESIMATAKRHALWMHFISGADERGNITALKATLNGDTGAFASYGLAVNQRAAVHATGPYRTPNVDIVARMAYTNNTFNGAMRGFGCPQVALAHEAQMDAIAAELGLDPLDLRKQNALRQGDHTCTGQLLRAGVGLLECLERIEPIYRKWQAEARHTDEYYEGVGVGAMYYGIGNTGASNPSTAQVEWLPSGRVTLFTGAADIGQGSDTALRQIAAARLGLPVERVDVCRGDTDRTTNAGATSASRQTYISGNAVLGAAANLEMQLLQGAREMLKERHLEVELKGGMLTTADGRQIDPAEVVCHLAKSGARAMGDGRFDPNFTTLDPETGQGRPYAAYAYAAQCARVRVDRASAMVKVTDVAAAHDVGRAVNPRAVEGQISGGVVMGVGMALMEEYIQGRTDNLQSYHIPTAADAPNITPLIVEDPEPSGPYGAKGVGEPALIPTAPAIAGAVGRALGRPMRHLPISLERVMEALTAVEGDKHRED, via the coding sequence ATGAGCCTGGGACAGAGCCTGATCCGGTTGGGCACCGAGGCCAAGGTGCGCGGCGAGACCCGCTACGGTTTTGACATGCCCCAGGATGGCGACCTGCAGATCGCCTGCGTGCGCGCCCCCAAGGCCCCGGCCCGCATCGTAAGCATCGACGCCCGCGGGGCCGAGGCCCTGCCCGGCGTGGTGCGGGTTTTCACCGCGGCCGACGTGCCCGGCGAGCACCGCCTGGGCATCATCGCGGTTACCCAGGACCAGGAGTTCCTGGCCCATGAGACGGTGCGCCAACCCTACCAGTGCGTGGCCTTCGTGGTGGCCGAAACCCTGGAAGCGGCCCGGGCCGGTGCCCGCGCGGTAGAGGTCGAATACGATTTCTCCCCCGGCGTCTATTCCTTTGACGAGGCCCTGGCCCCCGAGGCCCCCTTGGTGCAACCCGAGCATCCGGGCGGCAACCTGCTTCGGGAAAACAAGGTGCGCAAGGGGGACGCCGAGGCGGCCCTCAAGGATGCGGCCGTGGTGGTGGAGGCCACCTATACCACCGAGCGCCTGGAGCACTGCGCCATAGAGGTGGAAGGTGGCCGGGCCTGGTGGGAAGACGGCAAGGTGGTGGTCAAGGCCTGCTCCCAGAACCCCCACTACGACCAGGCCGACCTGGCCCGCTTCCTGGGGGTGGACGCGGACAAGGTGCGGGTGATTCAGGCCGAGACCGGCGGCGGCTTCGGGGGCAAACTGGACTTGTCCCTGCAACCCTTCCTGGCCCTGGCGGTGTGGCACCTCAAGCGCCCGGTGAGTCTGCGCTACAGCCGGGAAGAGTCCATCATGGCCACGGCCAAGCGCCACGCCCTGTGGATGCATTTCATCTCCGGGGCCGACGAACGGGGCAACATAACCGCCCTCAAGGCCACCCTCAACGGGGACACCGGGGCCTTCGCCTCCTACGGCCTGGCGGTGAACCAGCGGGCGGCGGTGCACGCCACCGGCCCCTACCGCACCCCCAACGTGGACATCGTGGCCCGCATGGCCTACACCAACAACACCTTCAACGGAGCCATGCGCGGTTTCGGCTGCCCCCAGGTGGCCCTGGCCCACGAGGCCCAGATGGACGCCATCGCCGCCGAGCTGGGCTTGGACCCCCTGGACCTGCGCAAGCAAAACGCCCTGCGCCAGGGCGACCACACCTGCACCGGCCAGTTGCTCAGGGCCGGGGTGGGCCTGCTGGAGTGCCTGGAGCGCATCGAGCCCATCTACCGCAAGTGGCAGGCCGAGGCCCGGCACACCGATGAGTACTACGAAGGCGTGGGCGTGGGGGCCATGTACTACGGCATCGGCAATACCGGAGCCTCCAACCCCTCCACCGCCCAGGTGGAATGGCTGCCCAGCGGCCGGGTGACCCTGTTCACCGGCGCGGCGGACATCGGCCAGGGCAGCGACACGGCCCTGCGCCAGATCGCCGCCGCCCGCTTGGGCCTGCCCGTGGAGCGGGTGGACGTGTGCCGGGGCGACACCGATCGGACCACCAACGCGGGGGCTACCTCGGCCAGCCGCCAGACCTATATCAGCGGCAACGCGGTGCTGGGCGCGGCGGCCAATTTAGAGATGCAGCTCTTGCAGGGGGCGCGGGAGATGCTCAAGGAGCGTCATCTGGAGGTGGAACTCAAGGGCGGTATGCTCACCACCGCCGACGGCCGGCAGATCGATCCCGCCGAGGTGGTGTGCCATTTGGCCAAGTCCGGCGCGCGGGCCATGGGCGACGGCCGCTTTGATCCCAACTTCACCACCCTGGACCCGGAGACCGGCCAGGGCCGTCCCTACGCGGCCTACGCCTACGCGGCCCAGTGCGCTCGCGTGCGGGTGGACCGGGCCAGCGCCATGGTCAAGGTCACCGACGTGGCCGCGGCCCACGACGTGGGCCGGGCGGTGAACCCCCGCGCGGTGGAAGGCCAGATCAGCGGCGGCGTGGTCATGGGCGTGGGCATGGCCCTCATGGAAGAATACATCCAGGGCCGCACCGACAACTTGCAGTCCTATCACATACCCACCGCGGCCGACGCGCCCAACATCACCCCGCTCATCGTGGAAGACCCCGAGCCCTCCGGTCCCTACGGGGCCAAGGGGGTGGGGGAGCCCGCCCTGATCCCCACCGCTCCGGCCATCGCCGGCGCCGTGGGCCGGGCCCTGGGCCGCCCCATGCGCCACCTGCCCATATCCCTGGAGCGGGTCATGGAGGCCCTCACCGCCGTTGAAGGAGACAAACACCGTGAAGATTGA
- a CDS encoding cupin domain-containing protein, translated as MTEALETLGGKLRALRLAKNLTLQQVAKQAHCTAAHLSQIENDKASPSIATLKKIAAVLEARIVDFFDDETDEDPVVLDPSQWVRVSLPRWKADIKQMVRMVKHRHMQPFYTVIQPGGGAKEDYHHVGEEFGLVLEGELTLRLGDNVYQVPAGSSFYYSSTQPHAWTNEAKQPCRLVWVVTPPSW; from the coding sequence GTGACGGAGGCCTTGGAAACACTAGGCGGCAAATTAAGGGCATTGAGGTTGGCCAAAAACCTTACCTTGCAGCAGGTGGCCAAACAGGCCCACTGCACGGCGGCGCATTTATCTCAGATCGAAAACGACAAGGCCTCTCCCTCCATCGCTACCCTGAAAAAAATCGCTGCGGTCCTGGAAGCCAGGATCGTGGATTTCTTTGACGATGAAACCGATGAGGATCCCGTGGTGCTCGACCCATCGCAATGGGTCAGGGTGAGCCTGCCCCGCTGGAAAGCGGACATCAAGCAGATGGTGCGCATGGTCAAGCATCGCCACATGCAGCCATTTTACACAGTGATCCAACCCGGCGGAGGCGCCAAGGAAGATTATCATCACGTTGGCGAGGAGTTCGGCTTGGTTCTGGAGGGCGAACTCACCTTGCGCCTGGGCGACAACGTCTACCAGGTTCCCGCCGGTTCTTCCTTTTACTATTCCTCCACTCAACCCCATGCCTGGACCAACGAGGCCAAGCAACCCTGCCGGCTGGTATGGGTCGTCACTCCCCCCAGTTGGTAA
- a CDS encoding TRAP transporter small permease subunit, giving the protein MQAYENVKAFIQKVTRILTYVGMFLLIPMMLLTAAEVVGRGIWSRPIPGTLELSSYMLSIFILLGLAYTQQVRGHVRVTMFTDRLPEKVALSMDVFTTLLSIFIIAMLCWQGYKVAMEEVSVSDMLRVPQYPFRMLVAVGAFFLCLELLCDLVDTVRRLAGK; this is encoded by the coding sequence ATGCAAGCGTATGAGAACGTAAAGGCCTTTATCCAAAAGGTCACGCGAATACTGACCTACGTGGGCATGTTCCTGCTCATTCCCATGATGCTGTTGACGGCGGCCGAAGTGGTGGGCCGGGGCATTTGGTCCCGGCCCATCCCCGGCACCTTGGAGCTGTCCAGCTACATGCTGTCGATTTTTATCCTGCTGGGGCTGGCCTACACCCAGCAAGTCAGGGGTCACGTTAGGGTGACCATGTTCACCGACCGCCTGCCCGAGAAAGTGGCCCTGAGCATGGATGTCTTCACCACCCTGTTGAGCATCTTCATCATCGCCATGCTCTGCTGGCAAGGCTACAAGGTGGCCATGGAAGAGGTCTCGGTATCGGACATGCTGCGCGTCCCCCAGTATCCCTTCCGGATGCTGGTGGCGGTGGGAGCTTTTTTCCTGTGTCTGGAGTTGTTGTGCGATTTGGTGGACACCGTGCGCAGGCTGGCAGGTAAATGA
- a CDS encoding TRAP transporter large permease, whose protein sequence is MMIDPVTIGVIGTIAVFVLLFLGMPIAFALMLVGFSGISMLASVDAALPKVASTVWEVSSFYPYTVIPLFIVMGGFASSSGLTSEMYGTFDKWMRRLPGGLAIATIGACGGFSAVSGSSVATAAAMGTVALPEMKRFNYKSSLAAGSVAAGGTLGFLIPPSIGFVVYGMITEQSIGKLLVAGMLPGVVLGLAYVGIVIAWVKMYPDAAPTSPERVTWAEKFASLKGVWEPLVLFMVVMGGIYAGFFTPTEAGAVGATVLFLVALIKRRLSWQVLIGALIESVRISVMVLFLVAGANVFSYFLALSTIPTQVAGWAASLDVSPYLIHTVIILIYLFLGCFLDAISMMVLTLPVIYPIITALHFDPIWFGVIAVLMMEAGLITPPMGLNIFTVAGVSPDIKLETIFKGVAPFLLAIFFVAFLITVIPGIATLLPNMMTR, encoded by the coding sequence ATGATGATTGATCCAGTAACCATAGGCGTAATCGGAACTATCGCCGTATTCGTGCTGCTGTTCCTGGGTATGCCCATTGCCTTCGCCTTGATGCTGGTGGGCTTCTCGGGCATAAGCATGTTGGCCTCGGTCGACGCCGCCTTGCCCAAGGTGGCCAGCACGGTGTGGGAAGTCTCGTCCTTCTACCCCTACACCGTCATTCCCTTGTTTATCGTAATGGGAGGTTTTGCCAGCAGCTCGGGACTTACCAGCGAGATGTACGGCACCTTTGACAAGTGGATGCGCCGTTTGCCCGGAGGTTTGGCCATAGCCACCATCGGGGCCTGTGGCGGCTTCTCGGCGGTTTCCGGCTCCTCGGTGGCCACCGCCGCGGCCATGGGCACCGTGGCCCTGCCGGAGATGAAGCGCTTCAATTACAAATCCAGCCTGGCGGCCGGGTCGGTGGCCGCGGGCGGCACCCTGGGCTTTTTGATCCCCCCCAGCATCGGCTTCGTGGTCTACGGCATGATCACCGAGCAATCCATCGGCAAGCTGTTGGTGGCGGGCATGTTGCCGGGCGTCGTGCTGGGCTTGGCCTACGTGGGCATCGTCATCGCCTGGGTCAAGATGTACCCCGATGCGGCCCCCACAAGCCCGGAGCGGGTGACCTGGGCCGAAAAGTTCGCCTCCCTCAAGGGCGTTTGGGAGCCTTTGGTGCTGTTCATGGTCGTCATGGGCGGCATCTACGCGGGATTCTTCACCCCCACCGAGGCCGGCGCGGTGGGCGCCACGGTCTTGTTCCTCGTGGCTCTCATCAAGAGGCGCCTTTCCTGGCAGGTGCTCATCGGGGCGCTGATCGAATCGGTGCGCATCTCGGTGATGGTGCTGTTTTTGGTGGCCGGAGCCAACGTGTTCAGCTACTTCCTGGCCCTGTCCACCATCCCCACCCAGGTGGCCGGCTGGGCGGCGAGCCTGGATGTCTCGCCCTACCTGATCCACACCGTCATCATCCTGATCTACCTTTTCCTGGGCTGCTTCCTGGACGCCATCTCCATGATGGTGCTCACCCTGCCGGTGATCTATCCCATCATCACCGCCTTGCACTTCGATCCCATCTGGTTCGGGGTCATCGCGGTGCTCATGATGGAGGCCGGTCTGATCACCCCGCCCATGGGCCTGAACATCTTCACCGTGGCGGGCGTTTCCCCGGACATAAAGCTGGAGACCATCTTCAAGGGGGTCGCTCCCTTCTTGCTGGCCATCTTCTTCGTGGCCTTTTTGATCACGGTCATCCCCGGCATCGCCACGCTTTTGCCCAACATGATGACCCGGTAG
- a CDS encoding 4Fe-4S binding protein translates to MKIDLERCNGCGLCVKDCPVAAISLQDKKAVIGPSCVECHTCFRVCPRGAALDEPVPVAGAKECTHCPVGCRIPEGLTGACGRYKNQGHELVRSRPLLTYAEVAAEVGPEPELLIERPSITAIGAGGTYPDYVPAPYIVSHERDGVEVVTVVTEAPLSYSGLKVKIDTDLEVGEEGAPITFEGRTVGMVETEEYGSKMLAIGGVNRLTGRHGFAAARAVAAIANREAVRLKVKGGAKLELQVGQPPVIDGQLVEKMRVGCGSASAGLFATFFLDAADEVIVLDQHITSLFSHHAAGRCLGLAPGGVELCFQRSTPGRYFGTHGKGWGGTDLADPLDIVKQVDTGLTKPGSTLLITETTGQNAAMYVLGEDGKFAPTELSDKAQQAVAALAETCQRSLVSAVYVGGAGGSARAGVARYPLRLTHAVHAAKAVLTCGGAKVFVLPGGGITFYVDVEKVRSGAFTWVPTPATVAPIEYTMRLSDYEEMGGHLEAVKPFAAQEPVPWNRCK, encoded by the coding sequence GTGAAGATTGATCTGGAGCGCTGCAACGGCTGCGGACTGTGCGTAAAGGACTGCCCGGTGGCGGCCATATCCCTGCAAGACAAAAAAGCGGTCATCGGCCCCTCCTGCGTGGAGTGCCACACCTGTTTCCGGGTGTGCCCGCGCGGCGCGGCGCTGGACGAGCCGGTGCCCGTGGCCGGGGCCAAGGAATGCACCCACTGCCCGGTGGGCTGCCGCATTCCCGAGGGCCTTACCGGAGCCTGCGGCCGCTATAAAAACCAGGGCCATGAGCTGGTGCGCAGCCGCCCCTTGCTCACCTACGCCGAGGTGGCCGCCGAGGTGGGGCCCGAACCGGAGTTGCTGATCGAGCGCCCCAGCATCACCGCCATCGGGGCGGGGGGCACCTATCCCGACTACGTGCCCGCGCCCTATATCGTCAGCCACGAGCGCGACGGGGTGGAGGTGGTCACCGTGGTCACCGAGGCCCCGCTGTCCTACTCCGGGCTCAAGGTGAAGATCGACACCGACCTGGAGGTGGGCGAGGAAGGCGCGCCCATCACCTTCGAGGGCCGCACCGTGGGCATGGTGGAGACCGAGGAGTACGGCTCCAAGATGCTGGCCATCGGCGGGGTCAACCGCCTGACCGGGCGGCACGGCTTTGCCGCGGCCCGGGCGGTGGCGGCCATCGCCAACCGCGAGGCGGTGCGGCTCAAGGTCAAGGGCGGGGCCAAGCTGGAACTCCAGGTGGGCCAACCGCCGGTCATCGACGGCCAACTGGTGGAAAAAATGCGGGTGGGCTGCGGCTCGGCCTCGGCCGGGCTTTTCGCCACCTTCTTCCTGGACGCGGCCGACGAGGTGATCGTGCTGGACCAGCACATCACCAGCCTGTTCAGCCATCACGCGGCCGGGCGTTGCCTGGGCCTGGCTCCTGGCGGGGTGGAGCTTTGCTTCCAACGCTCCACGCCAGGGCGCTACTTCGGCACCCACGGCAAGGGCTGGGGCGGCACCGACCTGGCCGACCCCCTGGACATCGTGAAGCAGGTGGACACCGGCCTGACCAAGCCGGGATCGACCCTACTCATCACCGAGACCACCGGCCAGAACGCGGCCATGTACGTTTTGGGCGAGGACGGCAAGTTCGCCCCCACCGAGCTGAGCGACAAGGCCCAGCAGGCCGTGGCCGCCCTGGCCGAGACCTGCCAGCGCTCGCTGGTATCGGCGGTGTACGTGGGCGGGGCCGGAGGCTCGGCCCGGGCCGGTGTGGCTCGCTATCCCCTGCGCCTGACCCACGCGGTGCACGCGGCCAAGGCGGTGCTCACCTGCGGCGGGGCCAAGGTGTTCGTGCTGCCCGGGGGAGGCATCACCTTCTACGTGGACGTGGAAAAGGTGCGCTCCGGGGCCTTCACCTGGGTGCCCACCCCGGCCACGGTGGCCCCCATCGAATACACCATGCGCCTTAGCGACTACGAAGAGATGGGCGGCCATCTGGAAGCGGTGAAACCCTTCGCGGCCCAGGAACCGGTGCCATGGAACCGGTGCAAGTAA
- a CDS encoding amidohydrolase family protein has protein sequence MSSVLVKNVGLMLSGDIDQPILDADSLVIADGLIQQIGSGLAAPQGAMVIDAQGCALTPGLIDSHCHVVLGDWTPRQQMVNFLDSSLHGGVTTSISAGEVHLPGRPKDALGTKCLAIVAAKSWAAVRPGGMKVLGGALILEKGLTEADIEECAQAGVKVVGEVGLGSVKNPPESTEMASWAKARGMVVMMHTGGTSIPGSSPVGAEQIIATGPSVASHINGGPTAVSLEEAKRIIDQTDVAIEIVQCGNVKRAAEVARYMDETKQWGRVIFGNDAPSGTGVVTLGILRNMAMVASLGGVAPELTVAMASGNTAKLYGLNRGRIAVGLEADLVFMDTPIGSPGADVLEALSEGDTPGVSMILIDGKIVAKVSRNTPPAVRKAQVVD, from the coding sequence ATGAGTTCGGTTTTGGTAAAAAACGTCGGTCTCATGCTTAGCGGCGATATTGACCAGCCCATCCTTGATGCCGACAGCCTGGTAATCGCCGACGGACTGATCCAACAAATCGGCTCGGGCCTCGCGGCTCCCCAAGGCGCCATGGTGATCGACGCCCAGGGTTGCGCACTCACCCCCGGCCTCATCGACTCGCACTGCCACGTGGTCTTGGGCGACTGGACCCCCCGGCAGCAGATGGTCAACTTCCTGGATTCTTCCCTGCACGGCGGCGTGACCACCTCCATCAGCGCGGGCGAGGTCCACCTGCCCGGCCGGCCCAAGGACGCCCTGGGCACCAAGTGTCTGGCCATCGTGGCCGCCAAGAGCTGGGCCGCTGTGCGCCCCGGAGGCATGAAGGTCTTGGGCGGCGCGCTGATTTTGGAAAAGGGCCTCACCGAGGCGGACATCGAAGAATGCGCCCAGGCCGGGGTCAAGGTCGTGGGCGAGGTGGGCCTGGGTTCGGTCAAGAACCCGCCCGAGTCCACCGAGATGGCCTCCTGGGCCAAGGCCCGCGGCATGGTGGTGATGATGCACACCGGCGGCACCTCCATTCCCGGATCTTCCCCGGTGGGCGCCGAACAAATCATCGCTACCGGACCCTCGGTGGCCAGCCACATCAACGGCGGGCCCACCGCGGTGAGCCTGGAAGAAGCCAAGCGCATCATCGACCAGACCGACGTGGCCATCGAGATCGTGCAGTGCGGCAACGTGAAGCGCGCCGCCGAGGTGGCCCGCTACATGGACGAGACCAAGCAATGGGGCCGGGTGATCTTCGGCAACGACGCACCCAGCGGCACCGGGGTGGTGACCCTGGGCATCCTGCGCAACATGGCCATGGTGGCCAGCCTGGGCGGGGTGGCGCCTGAGCTTACCGTGGCCATGGCCAGCGGCAACACCGCCAAGCTTTACGGCCTAAATCGGGGCCGGATCGCCGTGGGCCTGGAAGCCGACCTGGTATTCATGGACACGCCCATCGGCTCACCGGGCGCCGACGTGCTCGAGGCCCTTTCCGAGGGCGACACCCCCGGCGTGAGCATGATCCTTATCGACGGCAAGATCGTGGCCAAGGTAAGCCGCAACACCCCGCCGGCGGTTCGCAAGGCCCAGGTGGTGGACTAG